In Paenibacillus guangzhouensis, a single window of DNA contains:
- a CDS encoding LLM class flavin-dependent oxidoreductase, whose protein sequence is MEIGITSFVETKPDVHTGEVISHAQRLREVVEEIVLADQVGLDVFGVGEHHRADYAASSPAVVLAAAAAQTRQIRLTSAVTVLSSLDPVRVFQDFATLDGISNGRAEIMAGRGSFIESFPLFGYDLNDYAELYEEHLELLLKIRASEKVTWKGGHRPSINNLGVYPRPVQDSIPIWVGSGGRQESAIRAGLLGLPLMLAIIGGSPTDFAPLVQLYQKAAAHAGHDASRLKVGSHSIGFVGENTEAAADTFFPSTMAGMNRLGKERGWGHYDRSSYDAARSFEGALYVGDPDIVAQKIIHLRKHVGVTRFMLYVPLSTMPHDQVMRAIELLGTEVAPRVREEVTKWEAEQGLDHDSIGI, encoded by the coding sequence GTGGAAATAGGTATAACTTCGTTTGTAGAAACCAAACCAGATGTTCATACAGGAGAAGTGATCAGTCATGCGCAGCGTCTCCGTGAAGTTGTCGAAGAAATTGTCCTTGCTGATCAGGTAGGGCTTGATGTGTTTGGGGTTGGCGAACATCATCGGGCGGATTACGCTGCATCCTCACCGGCCGTTGTACTGGCTGCAGCTGCAGCACAGACCAGACAGATAAGACTAACCAGCGCCGTGACGGTGCTCTCTTCCCTTGATCCTGTTCGGGTGTTCCAAGATTTCGCAACGCTTGATGGCATATCGAATGGACGAGCAGAGATTATGGCGGGCCGGGGATCTTTTATCGAATCGTTTCCTTTGTTTGGCTATGATTTGAATGATTATGCCGAGTTGTATGAAGAGCATTTAGAATTGCTCCTGAAAATACGAGCGTCTGAGAAGGTTACCTGGAAGGGAGGACATCGGCCATCGATTAACAATTTGGGCGTGTATCCACGTCCTGTTCAGGATTCCATACCGATCTGGGTCGGCAGCGGCGGCAGACAGGAGTCGGCTATTCGTGCAGGTCTATTAGGACTGCCTCTTATGCTGGCGATCATCGGTGGGAGTCCGACAGATTTTGCCCCACTCGTACAACTGTATCAAAAAGCAGCTGCGCATGCCGGACATGACGCATCACGGCTTAAGGTCGGCTCGCACTCCATTGGGTTCGTCGGCGAGAATACGGAAGCAGCAGCAGATACATTTTTCCCTTCTACCATGGCAGGAATGAATAGATTAGGCAAAGAGCGTGGGTGGGGGCATTACGATCGCTCAAGCTACGATGCCGCGCGCAGTTTTGAAGGCGCACTGTATGTTGGAGATCCGGATATTGTTGCTCAAAAGATTATTCACCTCCGCAAACACGTAGGCGTGACACGCTTTATGTTATATGTGCCGTTAAGTACGATGCCGCATGACCAAGTGATGAGAGCTATCGAGTTGTTAGGTACGGAGGTTGCACCGCGGGTTCGAGAAGAGGTAACCAAGTGGGAAGCTGAACAGGGACTAGACCATG